From the Bacillota bacterium genome, one window contains:
- the ilvN gene encoding acetolactate synthase small subunit, translated as MRHTLAVLVENQPGVLTRVAGLFSRRGYNIESLAVGQTHEPSISRMTIVVDGDDRVIEQVTKQLDKLIDVIEVQDITNVEYVDRELVLIKVNAEPPVRGEIMQIVDIFRARIVDIGQRTLIIECTGDEGKIRAIEKSLKPFGILELVRTGKIAMVRGPKYEED; from the coding sequence ATGAGACATACACTGGCGGTTCTGGTGGAGAATCAGCCGGGTGTTTTAACCCGGGTGGCCGGGTTGTTCAGCCGGCGCGGTTATAACATCGAGAGCCTGGCCGTAGGTCAAACCCACGAACCGAGCATTTCCCGCATGACAATTGTGGTAGACGGCGATGACAGGGTGATCGAGCAGGTTACAAAGCAGCTTGATAAACTCATCGATGTCATTGAAGTACAGGATATTACAAACGTCGAGTATGTGGACCGGGAACTGGTTTTAATCAAGGTCAACGCCGAACCCCCAGTGCGCGGGGAGATTATGCAGATTGTGGACATTTTCAGGGCGCGTATCGTGGACATCGGCCAGCGAACTCTCATCATCGAGTGCACCGGTGATGAAGGGAAGATCCGGGCAATCGAAAAATCCCTGAAACCTTTTGGGATTCTGGAGCTGGTACGCACGGGCAAAATTGCCATGGTCCGGGGCCCGAAGTACGAAGAAGACTGA